A stretch of DNA from Agelaius phoeniceus isolate bAgePho1 chromosome 4, bAgePho1.hap1, whole genome shotgun sequence:
TATAGCTCAAGCGTTGCAATAGCCATTTTTACTGCCAAAACTATGTTTGATGCATGTTTGCCTGGTGGGGAGACAGGCTCAGGATAGGGGTGCATTAGCTGCTTTCAGTACTTCTGACCCCAACCCATGTCACTTCACTGAGGGATGCCAGCCTGGCATGGCCCACAGGTGactgcaggctgagctgccctggaggaACTGAAATCCCCAGTTCCAGCAGAACCTCTGTGACCAGCCCAGTCATGCACCTAGAGAGAAAAATAAGGCAAGCCTTTCACTTGTCTCTTCAGTAAATATTAGAATGGTTTATGCCTTTGTTTCCCTAATTctgacatttttttctcagaaatctGTCACAAGCATGAGCACAGACTAATTTCCATGTAAGGCAAGTCAGTAAGAATGGGGATGTTTGAATGGTGTGTCTTTTAATAAATGAACCAGTGCTCATGTTTTTAACAGCATTAAGAAGAGATAAGACCTCCATTCCTCCTGTCATGGCAACTACAACAAAGAGAACATCATTCAGAAGTCAAGAAAAAGACACAGGCACTTTAGGTCTCAGCCAAGAGAGCTGCAAAGTAGCAAAACTCATTACTAATTCAGAGGGGCTGTATCCCTCAGAGCTCACCATTACTGGTCTTACTACTAATAACACTGGAGCACATCAATTTAGCAGAAGGCAGAGTTTGGCAGAAGGCAGAATGGTGTTGAAGTGCCACTCTCCCAAACAAACACCTCCATGGGGCCTTCCCTTGCTCTAGTCAGCCTAGAAAGAAGCAGTGCAGGGTTGTGGGGAAAGAGCTGAGGAGAGGAAGGTTCTGGTTTTATAGCCAGAGCAGTCTGGTAACGTTAATCCTAGAGAAACAGCGAAAGAGGCCACAGGTACTTGTAATTTATTCATAAACAGCTATGCCATCATAAGAAacttttttaaataatatgtGATAgttctttaaatatttaagaatttGTTGACCTATTTTCTCATttaattaggatttttttttttttgggctgCATTAACAATGACTTGAATGCAGTCTGGTTTAGTCACTACACAGTTCAGCTACACTGGGTTACAGAAACATGATTTCTTTCTAAGGCACATGACACAGGAGAGGAATGCCATTGTAAGTGTCTAGATGTGTGCTTAAAAGCCAGGAGGCTTACTAGTAGGTAGAGCATAAGCTCAATTAGTGAATATAAAACCATTCACCTGGTATTCTTCTGAGTCCTAAACCAAACTTGGTCTTTTCAATTACAGCACTACCCCTGGCTTCTTTGCAGCAAAGGGCTATGGTGCAGTTGCCCTTCTCTTCAAAGTGCCCTGGTTAAGAGCATCAAGCTCATCTCTGCAAGCTGCATTTGTGAGTATGCTTCTTTTCTTACTCATTTCTTTTGTCCAGGCCTAGAAGTGAAGTTGGTAAAACCTTGTCCATGTGTGCAGCACAAATCACAGTGCAGCAGTATGGTCAGAAACCAGCTCTTTCTGAATGCTAATGGAAGGCACTGTTAGCAAAAGCTGCACTCTGTGCAtcatgctggagctggagcagaacTCGTGTCCCATCTGTCTCCTCTGAAGTCAGTGGTGAGGCAAGGGAGGATGTGAGAGCAGGGCTTTGACTGACTATCCAGCATGGAGATGGGCAATAGTTGGAGATGGCCACAGGGCCCTCCTGACAGAGGGGAAGTTGTCACCAGCAAGGCTGGGTGAGCCATCAGAGTCCTGTCAGTATCTGCTTGCTTCAGGGGGGTTGCTGTGGGTTGTGAAATAGGCTGCAGCACCAAAATGTAAGTTTGTTCCCCACTACATGGCTTGGGAATGATCAGCTCTGAGCTGATCCACTCTAGAAAAGGATGCCAGAGGGGTCAATTCCTGCTCTCTGAAAGGCTCTAAAATGTACATCTCAGGAGTATCATTATCAGGTCAATTTCTGGCTCTTTTAAAGCTGcagtaaaataaaactttaCCCTTGCTGCTGTCACCTCTCCTTCTTAGGAGGTGTCCAGAATCATGCTGTTCTCCAAGAGTTGCTTTAGGGGTCTCCTGCAGAAAACCACAGGGTCAGAGAAAAGTTTGCACAAACTCAGAACACAAGGATGCTGTTAACTTCCCATGCAGCCTTTGCAGGGCATCTCCAAAGTGACCTGGGAAGGGTACTTCTCAGTCTGTGTTTCTGCACAGTGTCACTGAGCTGACTCAAAGTAAAAGATTAAATAAATGTTGGCTGTCAGGCTTCAACAAGCTTCTTCATCAGGTGCAAATGGACAGGAAAGATTTTCTTCCATTTGCACCTGATGAGGAGGCATGTTTCTCCCCCAAAAGCTGATGTCTGCCATCCTGTGTTTCACTCCATGGATCAATTCAGCATTCTTGGGATCAATGTTCTCCACTAATGAGttattgctttttattttcaaaatgcaaCTTGAAATCTTGAGCAAATATTTGTCATCTGAGGGATACCAAGTGCACAGAGTCAAACCTGTAAGTTCTTAAATGAGAATGGTTGGGTTTGTAGTTCCTAGAAAGAAATATACTAGAAACTTTTTTTCTGAGATTAAACAGGAGTCAATACCACAGTGCAGAGAAAGAATTTCTATTTTTGGCTACACCCTTAAGGCAACAGAAGAAGTGTATGTCACTGCCACAGTGACAGCTAATGAGCAGATATACAATATTAATTGCAGTAAGTTTAACACACTGAGCAATCTATCAGTTTCaatttccccagcagctgtagtttagATACTTTTGCCTAACACCTCTGTCTGAACTGGCTGCTTTGGGTTTGTCTGCCTGCATGGCAGCACAAAGAGGGACTAAAGCACCATGgtcctcctggtgctgcttgAGGGGCTGACCCAGTTGCACTGGGCTGGCACCAGCACGAAGCTGTTGTCCCGGGTCCTTCGGAAGCGCATCACCGCCCCGTGTTCCGTGATGGTGATGACGTCGGGGTCGGGCTCGCCGAAGGACACCTCGGCCCGcttgtggcactgctgggcacacacacagcgCACggcagctgccagtgccaggccCAGCACGGCCGTGCAGACCAGGAGGATGccaagctgggctgcagggagtcGGGTTCCTCTGCCAGGCCCTTCCCCTATCCCGGGAACAGCAGATTCGGGAGCTGGTCTGGTCACCCATGGCACGGTattcccagctgcctcctgctcatCCTTGTCCTCCTCGGCCCTGGTGCCTGCCCCCTCTGGCTGTGGTGCCAACTCTCTTCCTGCCATTTGCCTTGAGGCTGAGGACAAATTGCCAGTGGTGCTGGCATCACCAGACCAGGCTGTGGTTGCAGCAACGCCACCCAGGTGAGTGCGTACgtgcagggcagagggagaCGCTGTCACACGTAGGGAGGCTTTCAAGATGGTCCCACTCTCAGTACTGCCCTTTGAAAgcaaaaacatgccaaaacatGCAGTGAGGGAAGAGAAAAGGGGGCTGATTAGGTTCTCACTACCTACCTCATGGAACACTTCAACTCCGTTTCTGATGCCCTTGTGTCCCTCTGGCTTTAGATTAACTCCTCTCTATTCCCTGTTTACTCAGTAGCTTTtagaaaatgaagcaaatgCAACCCTCCATACCAGAGTTACCATGAGAGGAACAAGGCACCGGAGTTGGTCCCAGGGGCAAAGGCAGTGTGGGTTGGAGGGGCAAAGGTGAAGGGCACAGGTAGAGAGGAAGGTCACTGCTTTGTCTAAATATCTGCAGTTCCtgctgtggtggtggtggtatTTTTCACAGGCATCATTATCACAAAATAATATCACTTAATAAACAATTCCCGCCTTGAGTGGCACCAGGGTCATGCTGAAAGGGCAGGTGTGATTTTCCCAGCCAAGCTGCAAGAGTAGGCTCACATGGACCCACTGGGATTCAGTATTCCCCTTCTGAGGCTATGGAGTGGATGAACATGGGTGACTTGGGATGGCCTTTGCCATCAGCAGTTTTGGGGCATTCACATACAACCTATAAACTCTCCCCAAAGCCTGTCTTGCTTTCTCAGTTTACACAGCCAGTCTGAAATCTTATGCCCCTCTGTGTTGCTTAACCACCCATTTTAGTGGGAATGTAGTTTCCTGCTTGTTTCTGGGCACTGTCTGGTTCCATGCACCTTCTTTTAACTGTCACAAAATGCCAGCTGCTCCACGCCAGTTCTGCAGCTCAGGTTTTGCTGCAGGTATCATCCAAGACTAACTGGGGAACAAGCATGCAATTTAGGAGGCCCCCAATGAATTTTTCCATTCCCACTATGCACCTGAGCCCCTATCCAAAACCTGCAAAATGTACTGGAGTTTTTAATTTGGCTCCACTGAGATTTGGATCTGTCCCTCAGTAGCTGGCacctctccagcctgtccagcccAGCAGGCTTTTTCACACATCCATTAATTACACCAGAGAAACTCTCACCCTCTACCATCATTAGTGATTTCTAAAGCTTCCTGGGAAGACAGCGTGACAGGAGCACAAAGCTGAGGTAGGAGCCCTGGCAAGCTGTGAAGCAAAGTAGTGGAGGGTCAGAGCATCCTTTGTGGAAGGGATGGTTTCTGAAGGTGTTAGTAAAATACAGTAGTAAATAGAAGACTTCCAGTGGCTGGACTGCAAACTATAAAGTAGGAGGCTGGCAAAGTTAGGACTGCATGTGTATGGGTCACTTGCCCTTAAAATGCAAACACCATACTGTAAGGATATGCTGCAGGACTTGGCACTTTGGGATAGAAAATGGAATTGCCTCTTAAGTCCTTGCCCTATCTCAACtcatttctcctttcttttcataCTCCTCCTCGTTCTTGCCTAATTTCTCAGTGGTTTTGTTTCATTATGCTCTTCTGATCTTTCCTTGTGCAAAAACTCATCCTTCCCTTTGGTTTCCATCTACTGCCAGTTCTCCACTTCTCTCCATGGCTATGCCAGGTGCTTGTGGTACACATCTCTCCTTTACTTGTTCTCtgtcctctgctccttcctAAATATTTCTGGCTCATTCTGTGCCGTATGTCCCCTTTCTCTTTTGTGTTCTGTGAGattatttctctttctcctttggTATTTTGAAAACCAGATCTattctttcttctccttgtatttttcttctctccatcACCTGCATAGTTGACTTACCCTGTTAACTCTGTGTCCTGTATGTCTAAGCACACACATTTCCAGCAGCCTGTAGTCACATCTACATAAGGGAAAGCAATTGTTTTTACAGTGGGCCTCTTAAAAACCCAGGCAGTGggctcaaaagaaaaaaaaaaaaaaaacaaaaaacaacaaactaGAAAGAGACATTAACCCCAATTTccaatttaggaaaaaaattagaactTTCAACAGTCTCAGTGTAGTTTTAGCCACTTATGACACCTACATGGGCTGCTAGGGtgtcctccccagccctggtgcttaCCTTCCTGTTGCCTGTACACATCAAACACAATTGTAGGGTGGCAGCACTGGCAATGCTTCCTGCTCTGAAAGATGGACAGAGGAAAGGCAGGGTTAGCAAGTGACACCTGTAGCTCCCACCACCATGAAGTGCTGCTCCTTAGAGCAGTTTTGGGATGCATGCAGTCAACATGGATCACACAACCTGTATTTTGAATTATGCCTGATCATTGATTCCTATCCCCATCATTTTCACCCACAATATGAAATGTTGCATGAAAGCTCATGCAGCCCAAACCTTCTAAAATTTCTGAGCAGACATCCTCCAGCCCAAATTTCATAATTGCTTTGcaccctttttttccttttccctgcagatgGAGAAATAGGTCTGCTAAGTTCACTGTTTCACTGAATAGTTGTATGCACTTTCAGAAAAATGTTATAGCAGTCGATAGGTTTTATCACTTTATCCTTCCACTACCTGACCAGCCCCCCACTGTGCTGAGCAACACAGCGTTGGGTTCTTAGgagttttggattttcttcctgttaCTGTCTGTCATGTGCAATATCCAAAGGTTTATTTCTCAAAATCTCAGCAAACAAACACCCTCTCACCTCTCCCAGACACAGGCACCTTCCTACACACAGGCACCTTCCTACATTTTCCTTGTTCATCTGCAGGGAAACTATTACTATTTTCCTTCCCCACAAGGACTGGAGAAACAGCTTTTCCCACCACCTAGATTTACCCATTGAAGCTGCTGTAGCTGGAGGCATTGTCCTGGGAGAGGGAACCTTGCAAGGCATCCACCATTCCAACGtcttgggtgggaagggacggCTCCAGCCCCCGGCCTCTGGACCGGATACTCCTGCCGGGCACAGCCCGCGAAGTCCGGCCCGGCTGCTTTGGCTCAGCAACGGGACGAGTCTCCGACCCGACACCAAAACCCGGCTCTGGTGCTGGTGTTGCCACCGTGCcagtggggctggcaggcagcagggagccagtggcagctgcaggagagatgGGACCTTGGccagcagggagacaaaacaaaagTCAGGGACAGAGGAGCAGAAGTCTATTGTCTTCGGTTTGTTTATTTCAAATCCCACTCGGTGCCAAGGTTTGCCAGGAAGGTTTGTAACAGTGActcttttattttcatgtcaCTTATTTTGAAGAGGGAACCCACATGGAAATTAAAGCAGCAAAGCTCGCTGTCTATGTACTGGTCaagtaaaataataattagTGGGCCAATTTTTTTTACAGtcaagtaaaaaaataattaaaactcaGCCTTGGTGCCATGCCAAAAATGCTGAGATATACATCTGATTTAAGTATAAGTAAATTATTGGAGCATCTTACTGACCAAAGGCTGCATAAATACAACTAAATATATACCTGGAGGGCAATAATGACATTTAGAGACAAGTATGTTCCTCTGTTTAGGCAACCTTAGTAATTACACGTCCTTCTCTTCAAGAGCTGAGATTAGGTAAAGTATTTTAAGATTTGCATTGAAATCATAAGATTTGGCAACCCCATTTAATTTCCTGGTGCCCTCCTTGGAACTGGCTCCTCAAATACTGACCCACACCTCAAATACTGACCCCCACCTTCACATCAAGGAGCTCACCATGGCCATCACTGATCTCCTTGACAG
This window harbors:
- the REELD1 gene encoding reelin domain-containing protein 1 produces the protein MGFMLQARRVSNNEIAGMFIFPPPGSKLLTCFEDGDTVTHSDKSLKRNLSFVWKAPDQPIGDIKFFISIVQSYFVYWAKIESAVVAQGGQNKTLADKKPDAVAHMPLQGPADPHPTGPISPAAATGSLLPASPTGTVATPAPEPGFGVGSETRPVAEPKQPGRTSRAVPGRSIRSRGRGLEPSLPTQDVGMVDALQGSLSQDNASSYSSFNGAGSIASAATLQLCLMCTGNRKGSTESGTILKASLRVTASPSALHVRTHLGGVAATTAWSGDASTTGNLSSASRQMAGRELAPQPEGAGTRAEEDKDEQEAAGNTVPWVTRPAPESAVPGIGEGPGRGTRLPAAQLGILLVCTAVLGLALAAAVRCVCAQQCHKRAEVSFGEPDPDVITITEHGAVMRFRRTRDNSFVLVPAQCNWVSPSSSTRRTMVL